From Candidatus Peregrinibacteria bacterium, a single genomic window includes:
- a CDS encoding sulfite exporter TauE/SafE family protein has translation MEFIFILVTTFVATALSAMSGGGSSMIILPVFLWLGIPFPLATATQKLSATFWVLPAAYNYLKNRKINWRFIVLFSGIGLFGSYFGVLLVLNLNQSLAKIMIGAFVLLLVTHTYFKKDLGLKEKKGHSKYRQFMAYPFSILLGFYESIFGAGNGIAFAIISFYTRGFDFIDALGYYFAIAFPWVLFATVILMGKGFYSFPIMVPATVGSILGGFVGSKYAIYKGNKFIKNVFVIIGGILGIKLLIGF, from the coding sequence ATGGAGTTTATATTTATTCTCGTAACTACTTTCGTTGCGACAGCCTTGAGCGCAATGTCGGGCGGTGGTTCTTCGATGATTATTTTACCGGTATTTTTGTGGTTAGGAATTCCTTTCCCATTGGCTACTGCAACACAAAAATTAAGTGCTACATTTTGGGTTTTGCCAGCAGCGTATAACTATTTAAAGAATCGAAAAATTAACTGGCGATTTATAGTGTTATTTTCAGGAATTGGACTATTTGGATCCTATTTTGGAGTACTTCTCGTTTTAAATTTAAACCAAAGTCTTGCAAAGATTATGATCGGCGCTTTTGTTCTTCTCCTTGTTACACACACATATTTTAAAAAAGATTTGGGATTAAAAGAAAAAAAAGGACATTCGAAATACAGGCAATTCATGGCGTATCCTTTTTCAATACTCCTCGGTTTTTATGAAAGCATTTTTGGGGCAGGAAACGGAATTGCATTTGCGATAATATCTTTTTACACTCGTGGCTTTGATTTCATCGATGCGCTTGGATATTATTTCGCGATTGCGTTTCCGTGGGTTCTGTTTGCTACAGTAATTCTCATGGGAAAAGGATTTTACAGTTTCCCAATTATGGTTCCTGCCACAGTTGGATCAATTCTTGGTGGTTTTGTTGGTTCAAAATATGCTATATACAAGGGGAATAAATTTATTAAAAATGTTTTTGTAATTATTGGTGGGATACTGGGAATTAAGTTGCTCATTGGATTTTAA